The Panthera leo isolate Ple1 chromosome D1, P.leo_Ple1_pat1.1, whole genome shotgun sequence region GAAAGAGCAAGTAGAGATTGGCAAGCATGACCTTAGCAGCAGAGGCTATGGGTGGGCCAAAGCGCTGCATGACTACCGAAAGAAAGCCTGGTCCATAGAAGAAGAGGATGACACAGACATGAACCGTACATGTGCTGCCAGCTTTAGCACGTGCCTCAGGTGAAGGAAAATGAATCACGGTCCTCACAATCTGCCCATAAGAGTAGGCGATAAAGGCCACATCCCCCACACCAAGAAAGATTGCCACAGCAAAGGCATAGAGGTTATCCACAGTGGTGGCCCCACAGGCCAGCTTCACTACTGCCATATGCTCACAGTAGGTATAGGCAATCATGTGAGAGCCACAGTAGGACAGCCGACGGGCCAAGCCTGGAAAGGAGATGGTCAATCCCACACCTCGCAGCACTATCAGGCCTCCAATCTTGGCAACAACAACCAGGGTAAGAATGGACGCATAATGTAGTGGGTTACAGATGGCCACGAAGTGGTCCACGGCCATGGCCACCAGCACTCCTGACTCCATAGCAGAGAATGCATGGATGAAGAACATCTGGGAAAGACAGGAGTGGGAGCTGATAGCTGTAGCACCAAACCAGAAGATGGCCAGCATCTTGGGcagagtagagagggagagaaccaggtCAACAAAGGAGAGCatggcaagaaagaaaaacatgggcTGGTGAAGGCTGTGCTCTGTCCGGATGAGAAAAAGCAGGACACCATTCCCAGTCACTGCCAGGAAGAACATAAAGCTAAAGGGAAGTGAGATCCAAATGTGGGCAACAGTCAGTCCTGGGATGCCAGCCAAGAAGAAAGTATGTGGGAAGTGATGAGAATTATTGGAAAGAATTATGGTGATCATCTCACTTAGAAGCGTGAAGGGCtactagaaagaaaggaagcaggtTAAAGTCAGTGATGTGGAGATTGGGAGCTCAAGATCTATGGTCTCGCTAACAGCACCAGCACCATCACTCTTCCCCCATTGGTCTCAGTAAACAGTCAAAAATGATTTTCAGCGTAACTAATATTTCTGCAAGAACCTCAAACACAGAGGAGGCAAATTAGTTTGGTCCAGTGGGAAATGTGTTGGACAAGAAGTTCAGAAACCAGTTTCCAGAATTTGATATCCTAGTATATCTATGACCTGGAGCAAATGACATAACCAGGTTTAAGCAGATGCCCAGGaattaatgttaaataaaaaccCTTCCCATCAAGCTCACATTCCCAAGTTCTGAATATTGGCACTGGATTTAATCAGGGCTGACCTTACACATTCCTTAAGTCTTATACCACTAACCTTCATCTGAAACTGCCAAAAATCCTAACACCTGGAAACTTTCTTAATTTGGAGATACCTCACTCCTCCAAACTTCACTTGACTCCCAGGTTACAGAATAAATGGTCCCTGATGACTCCAACATTGATTAGGTTCTTCCTTGGATTATTCCCCaaccatttcacaaatgaatgttttgtttttctcctcagtATCTCATCCTGTAGCTCCCTCTCCTTTAAGGTGGTGGTGTACAGAGGTAGACACAAAGTTCAGAGCTGTAGTGACctggaaaaaaacagaagctCTTGGTAATAGCTGTCATGTGAAAGCCAAAGAATTCTAAATTGTGCCAAATTATTGAGAACGGAAGAAAAAATGGGCATTCCCTCCAGTTCTATTTATCACATAACTATAAAAAGTGTACAGAATTATTCAGATCTGCAATATATCCTGTGCCAAATACTATTGTTTTTTAGGTTAGAAAACTGCAGTCTAGAAAGAAGCAAATGGCCAAGGGTCACAGATCTATTTAGTGACAAAATCAGACAAGGCCTTACATCCACCAATCCCTGATCCCTGAGCTAGAAGGTCATCACCCTGTCTCTGTGTTAGCAGTGACTTCTCCAGGGCCAAGGAAGAACATCCAGGGCTGGGTGGCCACGGGTGAGCAGTAGAGCAATGAAATATCAGGGCAGATAAGGAATTATTTAGGGAGTACGTGTCTCTCTAACACCCCTTATTACCTCCAGTGCCACGATTCTCTCATGTGAAAGTAAAAACACAAGGACACACAGAGGCCTGGGTCTGGGGTCAAAGAGGGCTTTGGAGCATAAGATAAGTGATTcacattccaggcagaaaagaTGCAGCTGgattgatctcacagtttcagtgACAGCAGGAAGTGGTCTATAAGCATGAGGGAAAGGAGCAAAAGTCAGCACGAAGCATAAtccaagaaagaagaaacagcacaGATTAAAATGGCCAAgaacatttgcttttttctccaaGAGAAACCACATGATTATTGCCCATACCTTTACCACAGCCACTGAGAAAACTATGTAACCTCAAGAGAAGGCGTGAGGGCTGGGAAGATGGGAGATTACAGGACACCTATAGTTTTAGTGCCATGTAATAAACTCTGGACCAGAAGTCAAGGTCCTGATTTGAGGTACTATTTCTGCCATATGTCAGCTTTGTGACCGTAAGCAAAGCCAACCATTTtcaagccttagtttccttacatgtgaaatgaataaattaaaacctACCTCACAGGATCATTATGAAAATTCAATGAGATATTATATGTGAAAATCTTTTGTCAAAATCTGAAAACAGTAACATTATTTTCActgaattataagaaataaacaattcattTGGAGGAATCTGGTTAAGAGCAACAGAAACTTCAGTGATTCAGAGACAATGCATTTGATTTGACAAAGAATGGTATGTTCATCCCATGGGTGGATGTTGTGTAGTAGTAATCCAGAGACACATAGTCAAAAATACCATATCCTCCCCAACACggctcctttcttccctcctaaCCACAAGCTATTCCCCTCAGCACCCTCAGGGAATGATGCTGTGTGTGTTGGTAGTGGGGGAGTAAGGGGTTGGCTGGTGTCAAGAAATGTGGTTCTGACCTCCTGAGCATCTGCTTCAAATAATTCTCAAAATTGCCCATCCTTAAGCCTCAGCCCACCTTGTGGAACCTAACAGTATCTTCAGAACAGTTTAAGAAATAATTACCTCTGATCTCCCAACTGTCTCCTGAGGACCCAGCAAATGTCCCTCATTATAACCTCGTGCCTCAAGGAAAAGTCTGACCCGGTAAGCTCAGCTCCTTTACTTCCATCAGGAAAGAGGGTTAAGGGAGGTAAGGGGTCCTGGAACCAGAAGAATCCAGGACACATACTGAGGTGCCTCCATAATGTTTCCTTATGACTCACTCAAAGaggaacatatttataaatagctTATTATTGAGCCAGGATTGGAAAGATGTTTGCCTACTTGGAAGGAAGTAATCCTAATATACCTGATCCCTCTCTTGCTTATATCCATATAATACAAAAGGTCCAGATAGACTTCTGATGATGTACACATCATCAATATTGATgatatttccaattttcttcagTGATACCAAGACCATGCATTTCCACCCCAGACAGCCTATCAGATTATGCAGATCTGGAAATGTTGGGGGAAAGCTAATTTGTGGATGAAGTCTGTATGTATCTCTTTTCCTTGGGCCTACCCTTGGCCATTACTCACCAAAGATCTGCACTGTTTAACCTacaaaaggatgagaaaaagtTAAGTTACCAGTCAAATCCCAAGAACAGGGTATTTAATGGGCACCTTTTCAGGCATTGCCTGTAGGGATCCAAAATGAAGTTCCCACCAACAAGACACCAATTAGCACTTCTGCCTCTTCTTCAAACAAAGATTTAACAAGGTCTCTTCCTCTTATTGGGACCCCAGGGAACAGGCCCAGCAGGGAATATTTTGAACCGCATACTCCAGGGTGTCATGTCAAGAGAGGGCCAAGGCCCTGCAGCCAGAAGCAAGGTGTGGCTTCCTCCCATAGGGAAGGGGACCACCTGGTTTGATGAACAAGCAAGATCTGATCTagggagaatgaggaagaaggcagggagaTTGGAGGTGTGTGGGGGGCGGTGGGCAACACCAGGACCAACAGACAACATTACCTAGACGACCCCTCCACGACATAGGTGGAACCATGAGAGAAAGAATGGATTAAAGGTATAAgcttttaagagaaaagagaacctggCCTGGGAATAAGAGTGAAGAAAATGTCAAGTGCCTGAACTCAAAACAGTAGGTACAAAAGTAGACCAAGTCTTGTAGGTATTTCCATCCATACATTATGTCACCTTAAGTGAAACTACCTACAATTCTCTCCATTCTTAACCAATCTCTCTACATTTGACTCTCATCTCAGCCACCAAAATCACTCCTGAAAATGGTGCCAGATTAATCTGTGGAGGATGTTCAATAGTATGAAGGATCTGGACATTGCCTTGGATTGAGAGAGTTTTGAAAAATTGAGTGTGTACAGCTTACACAAGAGAACACTTGTGGTGGCATGCATGATTTTTAATGGGTTCTTCAAGTCCAGGAAGAAACTCCCTatgagagaaaattatttgttttatgaagccaaaggaaaaaaacaagaacaaacacaTTCAAATTTATGGTTCAGAACTCAGCAAGACCTTTGTGTCTTCAGAATGATAAACCTTATCAGAAAGACAGAGGTATACACAGGGTATACTGGAAAGGAACAGCACAAGGTTGACAGGGTATGCAAAATCAGGTCATCCATTTCTGACAGCCATGCTCTAAGGGTACTATCCAGTTCCGGACGGGAAAAGAAGACATAGCAGGTGTCATTTCAGGTACAGCCAGGATTATGAACCCTAACATGAAGCATTCAGTTTTCTAACAGAGAAGTCAAGCTGGGTAACAGTGAGCTTACAGGAGATGACGCTATGATGTCTCTGAAACTGTAGAGAGATGTATTATGAAGCAGAAaatatcagcacagaaccctagtggaggaggagggagtagGCAGGACAAGTAGCAAGAGCAATACAAAGTTCAGTCTAAGAGGCACTGGTAACAAACACAGGAACTTCAGTCcaggaaataaacaaaagtctCAGAACTAGAAATCTAGATTAGTGTGAATATGGACTGCCTGACTGAAACTCTGAACCCTCACCTTGCAAAAAACATTAAGAGACTGGAATTGTCCAAAGATCCAAAAATAGTCAAGGGATTGGAATCAATAATTTGggtcaaaaaatatatttcctgggTTCCTCTTAAACTTTAAACCCCTTTTAAACAGGGTCAGGTGGAAGATACACATCAAACTAAGGCAAAACATGACCAAAGGCAAAGCAGAGGTATATGCAAGGATCTGTAGCCACATCACAGAGAGATGGGAAAACCATGGAGAGAGACATCTGATTATGCCTGTGGGGATCACAGAAGGCTTCACAAATGAGGCAACATGAGAGAGGAAAGTTGAATAACGGAACAGAATGTTCCAGAATGACTCACTAGCACTAAAAGGAACTCCAAACTCATAAAGTATGGAATTTTTGATGGAAAGCTAAGAAGAGATCAATATTAATGAAGCAGTGCAGAGGGATGAGATTTGAGAGGAAGTTTGGCCCAGACTATGGCAGGTCTTAAGTGCTCTTCTAGATGGCACAACATGTTAATAAGAGGTCAAGGAACTTGTTTAAGCACAGCAGTGACACGGATAGATTAGTGCTTTGATAGATTTCTTTCATAGTGTTCTAGGCATAGGAAGATGATGTGATAATAGAGTGAAGTAAGCATTAGATCAAGTCTTTACTggaaaattctatcaaatatttaagaaagaaacaatgacaatccttacaatagaaataataatgcaaacttttagaaaacagaggaaaaaggaacACTTTCCAATCCATCTTACAAGGCCAGTATTAATCTGATGACGAAATCATATAGACAGTACAAGATAGGAAAATCCAAACCAAAGTCCCTCATGAGCAGAGatataaaaatctttaacaaatgatTAGCAAATActatccaacaatatataaaaagattattATATCATGAGTAGGTGGGGCTTCCCCAAGAATGCACAGTAGTTTATCATTCAAAAGTAAATTGTCATATTAACAAAATAGTGAAAAGTATACATATCATATCATCATCCtaatagagacaaaaataaaatcatatgaaaacaacatttattcataataataatagaaaaaatgctcagcatatGGGAAATAATAAGGAATTTCCCAAAcatgggaaaaaaaggcattaatGTATACCTTCAATATCATACACAATAGTAAAAAGTTGAGGACTTTCTCCCTAAAATCAGGATTATCAATGGATATTCATGATTGCACTACAGGTGTTAACCactgaaataagacaaaaaataaaatcttagggatttgaaaataagaagtaaaatgtAATCACTTGCAAACAACATGGATGTATGTAGGAAAGCCTAAGATCTGTACTAATAATTGAATTTAGCAAGATAACATGATACAAAGTCAATGCAAAATTGATTTTCTGCATTTCTACAAACTAGCTatgaaaaaattggaaaactaaATTTACAGTTATTATGtacaattgcatcaaaatatatcaaatactCAGGGATAAActtgataaaatatttctgagtccCTAAATCACtactaagagaaattaaagatctaactTAATGGAGAGAAATACTATATTCATGAATTTGTATCCTTGAAAATTCCTCCAACTGTGAGAAGGGTGGGCAGAATAT contains the following coding sequences:
- the LOC122199166 gene encoding olfactory receptor 52K1-like; the encoded protein is MITIILSNNSHHFPHTFFLAGIPGLTVAHIWISLPFSFMFFLAVTGNGVLLFLIRTEHSLHQPMFFFLAMLSFVDLVLSLSTLPKMLAIFWFGATAISSHSCLSQMFFIHAFSAMESGVLVAMAVDHFVAICNPLHYASILTLVVVAKIGGLIVLRGVGLTISFPGLARRLSYCGSHMIAYTYCEHMAVVKLACGATTVDNLYAFAVAIFLGVGDVAFIAYSYGQIVRTVIHFPSPEARAKAGSTCTVHVCVILFFYGPGFLSVVMQRFGPPIASAAKVMLANLYLLFPPALDPIVYGVKTKQIREQLLKMLRPKQIDPT